The proteins below come from a single Portunus trituberculatus isolate SZX2019 chromosome 2, ASM1759143v1, whole genome shotgun sequence genomic window:
- the LOC123501650 gene encoding uncharacterized protein LOC123501650 has product MKLLPLPLPLLLLLLPHAKGRREEEEEGGGGGGGECSCGLFLLPSSHSLLPWWAWQGGALVFLTGKEHRVDCSDKLGAEEDCRRRCEEEVISINEIISREPRLLQDYPPPTSLPCPPAPSNTSFFFSACPGGGGGGGGGGGGGWLPASPRLSSPICCDVVTNTAVWCSSLPEEGGGVAAGVRTGWGSAGGEGGQEEGRARHGAPQIQRKIDTRVDPESLEANAIKDSSSSSSSSSSSQDDWLSGALKFFGYDSFGQLVKEIDIFTLPSRIQKAMKTYRDELSMGQCYMEFTTYTLFSKQDNFFTNFMRNKRSLEDWEARIIGGGGGGGEGSTIERVAQGFISMLDSSPTTRQYASLLKQFLPMVVQMTGAQDSGSAVTTFMKHALGSYLSEIQSPTKTTNDIEKIDKPTNKWPSSSSSSSSSSSPPPPPPPPLFSSSTTAPPKTRPPTPKPEEKEESKNFIEMILEFIRPVFISIIGKAPGESGVDSIREVTRLSTLGRVDDSLIDEVLSPYFCLKNYMVNKIWTLTERGVRSVVGRFDPSEQARMLVLWG; this is encoded by the exons atgaagttactaccactaccactaccactactactactactgctaccacacgcgaaaggaagaagagaagaagaagaagaaggaggaggaggaggaggaggagagtgtagCTGTGgcctgttcctcctcccttcctcacactCCCTGCTACCAtggtgggcgtggcagggggGCGCTCTTGTGTTCCTAACTGGCAAAGAACATAGAGTAGACTGCTCTGACAAGTTAGGAGCGGAAGAGGACTGTAGAAGGCgttgtgaggaggag gttATCTCCATCAATGAAATAATCTCCAGAGAACCTCGATTACTACAAGACTacccccctcccacctccctcccgTGCCCCCCCGCCCCCTCCaacacctccttcttcttctcagcctgccctggaggaggaggaggaggaggaggaggaggaggaggaggatggctgcCCGCGTCTCCCCGTCTCAGTTCTCCTATATGTTGTGATGTTGTTACTAATACAGCTGTttg gtgTTCCAGTCTACCCGAAGAAGGAGGGGGCGTGGCGGCGGGCGTGAGGACAGGCTGGGGGTCGGCTGGAGGTGAGGGAggccaggaggaggggagggccaGGCACGGCGCCCcccaaatacaaaggaagattgACACAAGAGTTGACCCAGAGAGCTTAGAGGCTAATGCTATcaaagactcctcctcctcctcctcctcctcctcctctagtcag GATGACTGGCTGAGCGGCGCCTTGAAGTTTTTTGGGTACGACAGTTTTGGCCAGCTGGTGAAAGAGATTGACATTTTCACTCTGCCCTCCAGGATACAAAAAGCcatgaag ACATACAGAGACGAGCTTTCAATGGGGCAGTGTTACATGGAATTCACAACGTACACACTCTTTAGCAAACAAGACAACTTCTTCACAAACTTcatgagaaataagagaagtttGGAGGACTGGGAGGCGAGGAtcattggcggtggtggtggtggtggtgaagggtcgACAATTGAG CGCGTCGCACAAGGATTTATAAGCATGCTGGATTCTTCACCCACCACACGCCAGTACGCCAGTCTCCTCAAACAGTTCCTTCCTATGGTGGTACAAATGACAGGCGCTCAGGACTCTGGGTCAGCTGTTACGACCTTCATGAAACACGCCTTGGGGTCGTATCTgagtgag ATTCAATCACCGACGAAGACCACGAACGACATTGAAAAAATTGACAAACCGACAAATAAAtggccctcttcctcctcctcctcctcctcctcctcttcccctcctcctcctcctcctcctcctctcttctcctctt CCACCACCGCCCCGCCGAAGACACGCCCCCCCACCCCGAAaccagaggagaaagaggagagcaaGAATTTTATCGAGATGATTTTAGAATTTATCCGGCCTGTATTTATCAGCATAattggaaag GCCCCCGGAGAGAGTGGAGTGGACAGCATACGAGAGGTCACCAGGCTAAGCACTCTGGGACGCGTGGACGACAGCTTAATTGACGAGGTGCTTTCTCCCTATTTCTGCCTCAAGAACTATATGGTCAACAAGATATGGACGCTGACCGAGAGGGGTGTAAGGTCCGTGGTGGGGAGATTTGACCCCTCTGAGCAGGCCAGGATGTTAGTCTTATGGGGGTGA
- the LOC123501641 gene encoding LOW QUALITY PROTEIN: AF4/FMR2 family member lilli-like (The sequence of the model RefSeq protein was modified relative to this genomic sequence to represent the inferred CDS: inserted 5 bases in 4 codons; deleted 1 base in 1 codon): MSVCQQQQQQQQQQQQQQQQQQQQQQQQQQQQQQQQQQQQQQQQQQQXAAAAAAAAAAAAAAAAAAAAAAAAAAAAAAAAAAAAAAAAAAAAAAAAAAAAAAAAAAAAAAAAAAAAAAAAAAVVAAAAAAAAAAAAAAVVAAAAAAAAAAAAAAAAAAAAAAAAAAAXSSSSSSSSSSSSSSSXLQQQQQQQQQQLQQCCSSSSSCCSSSSSSSSSSSSSSSSSSSSSSSXAAAAAAAAAAAAAAAAAAAAAAAAAAAAAAAAAAAAAAAAAAAAAAAAAAAAAAAAAAAAAAAAAAAAAAAAAAAAAAAAAAAAAAAAAVVVQQQQQQQQQQQQQQQQQQQQQQQQQQQQQQQQQQQQQQQQQQQQQQQQQQQQQQQQQQQQQQQQQQQQQQQQQQQQQQQQQQQQQQQQQQQQQQQQQQQQQQQQQQQQQQQQQQQQQQQQQQQQQQLQQLQQQQQQQQQQQQQQQQQQQQQQQQQQQQQQQQQQQQQQQQQQQLQQQQQQQQ, translated from the exons atgtctgtttgtcaa cagcagcagcagcagcagcagcagcagcagcagcagcagcagcagcagcagcagcagcagcagcagcagcagcagcagcagcagcagcagcagcagcagcagcagcagcagcagcagcagcagc cagcagcagcagcagcagcagcagcagcagcagcagcagcagcagcagcagcagcagcagcagcagcagcagcagcagcagcagcagcagcagcagcagcagcagcagcagcagcagcagcagcagcagcagcagcagcagcagcagcagcagcagcagcagcagcagcagcagcagcagcagcagcagcagcagcagcagcagcagcagcagcagcagcagcagttgttgcagcagcagcagcagcagcagcagcagcagcagcagcagcagttgttgcagcagcagcagcagcagcagcagcagcagcagcagcagcagcagcagcagcagcagcagcagcagcagcagcagcag gcagcagcagcagcagcagcagcagcagcagcagcagcagcagca tgttgcagcagcagcagcagcagcagcagcagcagttgcagcag tgttgcagcagcagcagcagttgttgcagcagcagcagcagcagcagcagcagcagcagcagcagcagcagcagcagcagcagcagcagcagcag agcagcagcagcagcagcagcagcagcagcagcagcagcagcagcagcagcagcagcagcagcagcagcagcagcagcagcagcagcagcagcagcagcagcagcagcagcagcagcagcagcagcagcagcagcagcagcagcagcagcagcagcagcagcagcagcagcagcagcagcagcagcagcagcagcagcagcagcagcagcagcagcagcagcagcagcagcagcagcagcagcagcagcagcagcagcagcagcagcagttgttgtgcagcagcagcagcagcagcagcagcagcagcagcagcagcagcagcagcagcagcagcagcagcagcagcagcagcagcagcagcagcagcagcagcagcagcagcagcagcagcagcagcagcagcagcagcagcagcagcagcagcagcagcagcagcagcagcagcagcagcagcagcagcagcagcagcagcagcagcagcagcagcagcagcagcagcagcagcagcagcagcagcagcagcagcagcagcagcagcagcagcagcagcagcagcagcagcagcagcagcagcagcagcagcagcagcagcagcagcagcagcagcagcagcagcagcagcagcagcagcagcagcagcagcagcagcagcagttgcagcagttgcagcagcagcagcagcagcagcagcagcagcagcagcagcagcagcagcagcagcagcagcagcagcagcagcagcagcagcagcagcagcagcagcagcagcagcagcagcagcagcagcagcagcagttgcagcagcagcagcagcagcagcag